Within Topomyia yanbarensis strain Yona2022 chromosome 2, ASM3024719v1, whole genome shotgun sequence, the genomic segment CTGCTCAGTtgtcaatttgagaggcacaagatatcaatttgaaaaaCTTAAGAAACACAAATCTGTATATATAAACTTGCAGTAGTAAATCGCGCAACCTTCGCACggtctggcagagaagaggtgatGTAACTCTCTGATCTGACAGTATTActcatgagttggcaaactggttcGTATCCAACGACCTCGAACCGTCgctatctgatcataagtacatcgttttGATCATGTATACGTCCAGATGTAGCATCCTCTTGCGGTTCTATTTGGTGATACTTCAATTATGAAAAAGTGGCAATACAAAATTGTATTTAATTGTGGGACTGTGCTAGAATGTAAATTCCCACTCAATTTGACCAAACCGTTGATGTGTGCAGAACATTTCCACCTCTTTTCGAATTTTCACACTTTTTTTATTGGAATTGAATacgattcatttttttgtttaatgCTCTTTTCTAGATTAAAGTGTGTTTTACTATAAACAATAAACCAGAATATATTTTGCATTCACATTTTAATTCTTTTTGAATTGCTgttaaaaacatgaaaaaaatctcCTGTGCCCCTTAATATTTATTAATATTTATAGAGTCACCTGTTCTCTACTTTTATTAATATCGTCATGTCTAACTCATATGCTACAAAATACTATTCAAGGCAGTACTGTGCGATAACCTTGCCTCAGAGAAAGGTAGCCAATCCCAGCAAAAACTGTAAAAGTCATTCTAACTTCTAATCTTGCACAGCGCAAAAGCAAAAGCTATCAAAAAAGTTACTAAACGATTCTATCCATCACTTTGCTacttatccactgcacaaacaaTGCAGTACCTCCGCCTGCGTACTCAAAAAAGTGAGCCACAGGAAATAACCACGGAACAGTTACTAAAAGCGAAAACGGAGCTTAATCTCAAGGACACATACAACTGTATCACGTCCGTATTCGTGTACTGCTAACGTTGAGAGGCAGAACACTTTATTACGAAGAACTGTATAAAACAGCAAGTTGAACATGTTTACGTTAACGAACGATACAtggtccaaaactatcgattccaATCCGACTATTGCGTTCAAAGAAGAAAAATACATTCACTATAGGCAAAGAGccggtaaaaaaaaatcaacctaCTACAATCAATGCTAACAAACTGCCTTCGACATACGCtgttaaccctttataaggcccagagtttggggctattaatgaattatatattaatagaaacacggttctctcacttagtttagaatatatttacatttatttcgtaataaaaactgaTTTGAAAATATACTGCTACCGTCCGTTAGAAAAATACAGTCTTTGTAATGTTTGATGTttttccaacgagattggtgCATTCTTTTAGAATTTCTGATCTTCTGAGTTACTGGTTTttacctgattaacagtaaataacccctggattctgaggataagttgaaaaatgataccacagattacagacgttcatttattcattttatttttatgaacgtgtccactgaaaaacagacagagaaagaatgaccggaacagtgagaatgaagaaacggtgaaaattcacctttttattggaagcACTGAGCAAAGATAtctcctcaagcaggaatccaacctgcgatctcccagtctctagttgggtgcgttagcTACTctgccatcgaggaactgtgtcatcacatattcccaacagtatcgtgatcaccgccacagcctccaatacctccCAATTGACTTATCGACCCTCAATGTCTCCTATAAACAGATCCTATAAAGTAAAAAGAAGATTTGCCAAACTCCTAACAAGTGGATTTCATAAGAAtggaacacttctcacttcatattcctgcgttatgaacgaaacgaaaaggtggcaatatagttaccactgccttataaagggttaaaataCGATGAAAAAGTTATCGAATAACTTTGTAGGTTCGAAACCAACTGCCAGTACCATCTAAGCAGTAACAGCTATTGCGTCCAGaccctccaaaccaacaaccagtaACACTAACAGAGAAGCAAACGTCAGTGAACGCAGATATACAATAGCGACTCGTAAgtataataaacaaacaaaaatataccaAGGTGAATATCAAGAAAGCAGTGGAGATTTTTTTGCTCAAGTACTTTGCTTTAGCCTagccaaaaaaatatattaaaaaaattggtttcgGTACACTTTTAGGACTGGTTCCACGGTGGGACATTTCGCAGGGAATAAGTCGTAGTTGCCTTGTACGCAACGGATTTGATTTTCAGCCACCGTACAACGGATTAAGCTTTTCTAACCCGATAAAGGAAGTCAATGATCCACTATCAGGAGGTACGATGCACAGGCCCACCTATTTGAGCCATGTTGACCCCGTCGACGACAATCGCACCTCCGGCTGCTTCCACAATTCTGAAATCGTTAGAATTTTGTGgttaatttgtaaaaatttgccaAGCATAGACTCAATCCCAGTGTTAAGCTTGACTTCCCCGCACCAGTCCTTCCAACGATTCCAATTTTCTCGCAACCTTTTACGTGCAAGTATATCCCTCTGATAACCAGCTCCAATCCTTCCCGGTACCGGATCTTCAAATACTTGGATTCCACCATTCCCTTCGTCGGCCAATCCTTACTCACCGATCCTTTCTGCCATTCCGCCTCCCGAGGCAGCTCCGTGTACTCTTTCAACCGTTCAACAGCCACGATATTCGTACCCACTTCAGCCGTCATTCTGACCACAAAACTCAACGCAGTGGAAATCTGTAGCGCATAGGAAATCGAAAGGCCAACCGTAGCCGGTCCAATCGATTCCCTGGCCAATACGGCAAATAAGGCAGCAAACAGCACCACCAGACTATCGATAATATCCAACCGAACTGCAATCCAACGAGCCGTCAATATTGTAAGATAATCTACCTTCTGATTGTAATCAACCTTGGCTTCGGATTCCGAAGTAAATCGGGTCTGCTAATTGAATGCTCGAATGGTAGACTGTCCGTTTATACTTTCTCCGAAATGGGAGTAGATCGGACTACGGGTAACAGATTCCAACCGTTTCAGCTGCCGCGACGTCGCAATGTAGATCTTCCGGATAAAGTAGTAAATTATGGCTAGCGGAGGTACGACTGCCAGGAAGATAGGTGTTGAGATGCCAATGACGATAAAGACTCCGATCCCGGCAAGGGAGAAGTACAGCCATGCCCGAATCGTTGCCGGTGGAACATTGTCCAGGACATCGACGTCCTTTGAAAAACGGTTTATGATTCTACCGAGCGGAGTCATATCGAAGAAGGACATAGGCATTCTCATCGAACTTTCCAGTAGTTTGTCATGCAGCTTCTTTGCTGCGTTAAGACAACCCAGACCCAAAATGATTGAACTGATGAAGAGCGCGATCGATTGGAGAGCTCCCAGTGCACGGTAGACTCCAAGGTACATATCCCGTACCGAAGTATCGGTGATTGCCTCCGGATCCTCTGACCAATCCGTTAACCAGAAgctttagaatattagaattgcGTGAGTGATGACGTTTAAAACAATCGACCACAGGCCCAGCGATAAACCAATGGCTTTGATGTACTTCAGATAGACGGCTAACGTGACGGATCCGGTAGCGGATTCCTCCTTGTCGATCAAAGTAGACTTGCCTGCTTTCGTCACAGCCGGGGTAGGTTTGTCCTTTTCAACGCTTGCTCTCGATTCTTGTCGGTTGATTTGCTTTTTTGGTGTTCCTTCTTCATTAGATGGCGTTGAGGTCGAACGTTCAACGCTTGTTCTGGATGATTCGCCTTTCAGAACTTCCTGAACTAACTGCAACTCTGGAAGAAAATAACGAATGTAACAGTTCAAAGATTTTCAATTCGGATTATACAATACCTTCATCTTCTTCGTCCAACTCTTGGAGGTGCTGAGTCAGAAATTCGGCAAACGCTCCCTTCTGATCCAGTAGCTGCTGATAGGAACCACTCTCCGATATTTCTCCATCTTTGACAACGAAAATCTTCTCAACGAATGGTAGAAACGAAATGCCGTGCGTAACCAACAGCCTAGACCTGCCTACCAGCATTCCCTGTGGACCGATCACCTTCTCGAAAATGTGCTTGCCAACGTGAGTATCAACCGCACTCAACGGATCGTCGAACAGATAAATGTCGGCATCGGCGTAGACGGCCCGTGCTAAGGCAACTCGCTGCTTTTGTCCACCGGATAGATTAATACCCTTTTCACCGATTTCCGTTGCATCCCCTGCCGGAAGCATATCCAGATCTGGTAGAAGAGCGCAGCCTTGGATGACTTTATCATATTCTTGTTGATCCAGCGGTTTTCCGAATAGGATATTCTCCCGGTGCGTTGTATTCTGGCTCTAAGCCTGTTGGGAAACATACGCGATCGAGCCGTCGGTATTCACCGACCCGTTCAGCTTCTCCATCTCTCCAAGTAAGGCGGAAATCAGTGAGCTTTTACCTGTTCCGACAGTTCCAACCACTGCAGATAATTGACCTTTCCGCAACGACAAATGGATGTTTTTTAATGTGGGAGTCTCATCGCCCCAGGAAAATGTTCCGTCTTTTATAGATAGCGCATTTCCACTCTTCTTATGGGTCACATTGTTAAGATCCAACTCGGCACTGTTCATAAATTTGTTTATACGTTGAACAGAAACCCAAGCCTGCATTGAAACGGGTATCATTATTGGCAGAATTTGCAGCGGGAATCGAAGAATGTTGAACAACGCCAACGACACGAAAGCGGTCTGTGGATCCAAATGATTATTCTCGTCCATTAGGACGTAAACTACGAACGAAACTAAGGTAACTAGAAACGGAACAATCGAGTAGACAAAGTAAACTCCCGCTCCATAGTATGCCATTTTCTTCCTAATTTCCTTACTACGAATTCCCAGAATCGATTCCAGCACTTTCATTCCACCGAGAATTTCGTTCATATTTTTCATGCGCTCATCCTTGATCTTCATCTGGTCCATCTGTAGGGCACGCAACTGTTTTGTGAACACTCCGGCAACTGGAATCGAACGTGTGAAATTTCGGATGGAATTAGTCCAGTTTACTTAGGTGCGATTCCGtcgaaatttttaaaagctcGTGTGGATGAAAATCAAAGATTATACAGTCGTTTCGGTTCTAAAAAGTTAGCAGTTTTCCAGGCTATTTAGTAGCATacctgagaataaaaaaaataactataatagAATCCAAATTGTTGAAATTCCCGAAAACAAAATAAAGCTCGTCTCAACAAAAAAAACGATGAACATTTGTGCAACTGGTACCAGCAAACAATTTGTATCGTTCAACATCGTCTACTTAAACTAATGATCCCGTGCAATAAGTTGCCTTATTGTGCTCCCAGCTTTTACCAAACCAAACATCTGTGCAATAAGTTCTAATACGGAACGAAGTGTGAATGACTTTCACCGAGAGGCGACCCGATCCCGTCCAGGAGGGCACGAAACAGCGTGTGAACATATCAGAGGGATATAAAAATTTACGATCAAACACATTGCAGCTTGCCGTTTGCTGTTTTTAGGCTTCGCCACGCAAGCTACCCAACCGGTCGTCTTGCATAGGTTACCGAGACCTACGTATGTGCGAAAGTTTTTCCCCTGTCCCAAACGACCCACCCGACACAGCAGCTGGTGGGGATCGgtttttgattcaatttaaaAATGGTTATTATCCTTGctattttatttcgatttcGTTTCCTTTTTTTCGGTCATCGCTGTCGCCAAAGTCGTTTGAATGTTGCTGCCGCTGGCTGCCTGGCTGGCTTGGTCATCTTGCTGCTTTCCAAAACGGCGAGGACTGGAAGGCAGCGGACAAAAAGCGAACAGCGAAGAGCCATTAAACCGTCAATAACTGTTAACGAGCGCAATAAGAAACCATATCCGGTCGGGACGATGGTTGACCTCCGGTTGTTCGGGTTTTTTTATTCTTCCTGGTTCAGCGTTAGTATCTCTATTAAGCTCGGCTAAGTTGCCTGTCCGTTCAATTGATTGCTTTAGAGGGGTAATTTTTCAGACTAAATTAAATTTCCATTTCCGGGTGGTCCGACGTGGCTGGGGTTGGTTAGAGGGTTATGGTACACAGCGCGGCGAAATTGGAAAGactgcaaaaaaaaagaaacaaccaCACGAACAACCGGGCCTATATTTTGTCCGCCGGCTGGAGTGGGTTGATCTTGTGTGTCAGGTCAGGAGGGCACTTAACGCCGGACAAGCAATAGTGACTATTAGGTAAGGTTCAACTTTCCGGGCCATTCCCGGAACGGTGTAATTCGGTTCGGGAATTTGGGAAATTAGATTGATTGAATTTATGAGGCAGATAAAGGATTTTAATCAGTTTACACCGTCGAGGGGTTCGGAAGTTTTTTGTGAAGTAGtggtttaaaaaattcaattaggCCGAAAGTCGAGAGCTGAAAAAGAAAAATTGGACAATTAAGAATGAGGAGtgaatattaaaataatttacaaTAAAGTGAAGAAGCGATGAAAAAGTGATGAGTAAATTCCCCCATTAGTGAGAAGAGTGAAATGTGGATGGTAAAATTCAGAGCAATCGTGAAAGAACATTTTCTCACACGAAAATCTTTTCCAATTATTTACACTTGGTACCCCTTCTTTACAAACTAATATTTATCGCGATACTTTAAAGATGTCACAAAATATATTACCTTAATATAGATTTTCAAATACGCATCAACATAAACTACCTTTATTGTCGCAATTGAAAACCCATTAAACACCCCCGGCACGGAACAAATGCAACAGAACTGCATTTATTCAGTACCGTTTTGCTACCCTGCCCCCATTTTCCGGCGGTACCACTGGATCTAAGACTCCTTGCTTCCCATAAATTGTGCACCATTTTGACGTTAAATTACGTGACGATTATACTTGTTTGATACTTCTTGCATCGCGCGGGCCGGCCGGTTGGTCGTTCAGTTTTGCTCGGTCGGACGCTTGGTTGCGCTTCTTCGGATTCACTTTATCATTCATACGCCCAGCTGTGGATGGCTTGGTATTTCGCTGAAGCCGTCCTCGCTTTCCGGTGCCATCGAACTGGCAACGGGCGAAGAAGGTTTCCTTTCTATTTCTGGCCGGTTCCACCAATGCCATCGCAGCGAGCCCTTGCTGCTTCGGTCGGTAACAGTTTCGCTGAAATATGTGTGCTCTGGTTCCGGACAGAAATCTTCGCAAGGAAGGAGGAAAACAGGACATAAGGCTGCCTTAAGTCCTCGCTTGCTGACTCGCGTTTGCTATTGCTATGTTCTGGTTTTTTTTAAGGGATGGGGTTGGAAAGGCGTCTGATATAGCCTTAAAATGAAATAACGTGCCAGAATCGGGGAAATATATGAACGAAAGCAGATGGTGCAAAATATTAGATATTTTATTTGCACAcggtgttttattatttttagtatCTTGCACTGTCCAGTGGTACGATGGTTGCTGATGATTGAGAGGTTTTCTACTAATTTATGGGAGGTGGGGGAGGGTGGTTAGTTAGGATAATTCGGTAAAAAGggtttaaaaaatgttttggtgAGGCAGAGGGTGTTTGAATATTCTTTAATTGTtcatatattaattcaaatttgaattttcaaaatcgtCTGGTGTTGCTTCAACGTTGTCCATCATTTCCATTTAATTCGTGGTGTGTATATATAAAGTACGATTCATCCTTGAATATGTTGAATTTCCAAAATTGGACTTTTCACAAAGTGTTTACAGTGAAGTGTACGGCAGCAAATTTTTTGAGTTGTTTCGCTAGATATTTTGGTACCTACTAATGATCATATGAAATTAcgcttttcttcaaaatacagTAGGTAGTTGAGTTTGGAGCACAAAATTGGCGTGCCAATATGCATGTTGATTgtccacactgttaaaaattggTCGGAAAACTTGTGAATAAAGTGCCGtgaatcacgtttttacgttacgaaaataggaccatgaacaagaatcagattcatgattcatgattatGTTGCATTTCCTTTTAGTAACGCCCATATAACACTTCTATTAGTGCAgaaatttgattttgttttatgATCTTCAGTCAGTTTCGGTCATTTCATTACAAACTCGATGTTcagtacgtgaactagttcacaactttatccGCATATTAATAAAACATTCATAAGTAAGACTCGTGATTTTGGTCATAGAATTAGGAATATGTTTCAGAGTCCGAATATgtaacgtgaactgattcaagATTTATTGCAGCTTAAACATGATCTGATTTTCGTGGTTAcaaattagttcacaaaatcaaaatatgagTTTTTGTGAACTATTACCAAAAACTCAAATTCATGAATTTCACCACAAGCAAGCAATGAGACCACGAAATGAATGTTTTTATGCTGTGGGATGCTAAGTCTCCTAGTATGCGAAGAAAAAAATAGCTGGCCATCAAGAAAGAATTACtttttccctaaactacagcCATTTTtactccaaacagccggccgtaGCAGTATTACTAAAACTGTGAGCTGGTCTGATATCAATAATCGTTTGAGAATAGAGTAATAGGACCACAAGATAAGAGTATTTTTAGCACTCTCCAATCAAACCACAATTTTGTGTTTCCATGCTCGATAAACCTTTTGTACTATatgcaaaaaagaaaaaattcgTTTGTGTACGATAGgaattaactttttcatgaaactAAAGAATTCAAGCAACTGTCTCACCGATTTCTAGTATGCCGAGTCTGTAACCCTCCGGTGCAGTCAAACCTTTACCGATGCTTCCAATAGAGATCAGCTAGCAAACACTAGTTTCACTATTAGTTCTTACAATATTGTAAGCACACACTAACAACACTTTTCCATTCATAATAAAACCCGGAATTTGTCAGAATACACTAAAATAGTTAATTTAACACAAAAAGGCactaaaattgtaaattttcacAAAAAGATTGAACGAAGAAAATCACGTCGGACGCGTATGCCTACTACGATctctttcctatgtgaactaATCCATGATTCCTAGCGAATAACTCACAACTCACTATttatgctcgtgaaatagttaatAAAATCACGAAACGATTTTCATGTATTcgcgaactagttcatgattcctagtataataataACGACTTAGCATTCGTGCTCGTATAACAGTTCATAAAATCggagaatattattcatgtatattGAACTGACTCATGATTCGTAGCGAATTAGTCACAAATTACCATTCTgatgaaataattcacaaaatcataaaataatgtTCGTGTATTCGAAAACTGGTTCACGATTGCtgttcgtgctcgtgaaattgtTTACAAAATCGCAGAAGATTATTCATTGATTCATGAGTTGGTACATGAGTTTTAGTATATGATTCACGATCTATATTGAGTGCTTGGGATATTtaaaagatatccctaatcattttcaatttcatggcACTCTGcacatggtcatgaaattttcacgtgaactatttcacaatatttagatattttcatgaaatatacAGTTATGGCCATCTTCTAGCAATCAGAAGAAATAGGAAAACTATTGGGTCATTTCGCGCGGTTATCAAAAAAAGATCTTatcttgaaatcgacctttacGGGTTTGAACCAATTATGGAGGAATTATTCGCCTAGGGCCAATATACAAAAATCCACatttttgtgtcaattaaaCCACACCGCGCTTtgacaaattgtcaaaacttttgattttcatttgatcatatctcaggttctatttactctagtgTCAAACTGATAGatgtattttgaaggaaattgttcAAGGTGTCTCGAAAAAATACTAATGTATAGCGGCAATGCTGCCAACTATGTGATTTTTccagttaaaaatttaaagttcatTTTTCTCGAGctaaatatattttaatttttgtaaaattctaAGACCGTCGTGttctttacaattttttacataaaaatgctaatctcaatataatttgagccaattcaCTGTGTTAAAGGGAAAACTTGCAATGATGAGAAATTCTTCGAATGGTCGTAAAAACTGACACTGCTCTGCTAAGGGCAAACCATCATAGCTCATCATTTCTTGTCtacttcacgataaattatgtatgaactcagaatactcaattTAGTTTGCGTCATTGTGCACTTGCGATATTATATGAGAAAGagggtttttttttgctttaaaacggtgtatctcaggatacGCTCAAATTAAGTGTTTTTATGCAAAAACGTATGATAAACACGATTGCATTAGCATTTCCAAATTTAAAATATACGTTTATCGTTCATACTTTTAATTTTTCACtggaaaaattgca encodes:
- the LOC131679440 gene encoding LOW QUALITY PROTEIN: multidrug resistance-associated protein 1-like (The sequence of the model RefSeq protein was modified relative to this genomic sequence to represent the inferred CDS: substituted 3 bases at 3 genomic stop codons) encodes the protein MALVEPARNRKETFFARCQFDGTGKRGRLQRNTKPSTAGRMNDKVNPKKRNQASDRAKLNDQPAGPRDARINWTNSIRNFTRSIPVAGVFTKQLRALQMDQMKIKDERMKNMNEILGGMKVLESILGIRSKEIRKKMAYYGAGVYFVYSIVPFLVTLVSFVVYVLMDENNHLDPQTAFVSLALFNILRFPLQILPIMIPVSMQAWVSVQRINKFMNSAELDLNNVTHKKSGNALSIKDGTFSWGDETPTLKNIHLSLRKGQLSAVVGTVGTGKSSLISALLGEMEKLNGSVNTDGSIAYVSQQAXSQNTTHRENILFGKPLDQQEYDKVIQGCALLPDLDMLPAGDATEIGEKGINLSGGQKQRVALARAVYADADIYLFDDPLSAVDTHVGKHIFEKVIGPQGMLVGRSRLLVTHGISFLPFVEKIFVVKDGEISESGSYQQLLDQKGAFAEFLTQHLQELDEEDEELQLVQEVLKGESSRTSVERSTSTPSNEEGTPKKQINRQESRASVEKDKPTPAVTKAGKSTLIDKEESATGSVTLAVYLKYIKAIGLSLGLWSIVLNVITHAILIFXSFWLTDWSEDPEAITDTSVRDMYLGVYRALGALQSIALFISSIILGLGCLNAAKKLHDKLLESSMRMPMSFFDMTPLGRIINRFSKDVDVLDNVPPATIRAWLYFSLAGIGVFIVIGISTPIFLAVVPPLAIIYYFIRKIYIATSRQLKRLESVTRSPIYSHFGESINGQSTIRAFNXQTRFTSESEAKVDYNQKVDYLTILTARWIAVRLDIIDSLVVLFAALFAVLARESIGPATVGLSISYALQISTALSFVVRMTAEVGTNIVAVERLKEYTELPREAEWQKGSVSKDWPTKGMVESKYLKIRYREGLELVIRGIYLHVKGCEKIGIVGRTGAGKSSLTLGLFRIVEAAGGAIVVDGVNMAQIGGPVHRTS